A genomic segment from Peribacillus sp. ACCC06369 encodes:
- a CDS encoding collagen-like protein: MYPTYHYEDQVFLERQFPGLPGFPGAPQFPGQSGPPMYSQAPTAPPPAFIPQQQSASTFAVDPGAISFCLFRNTFIWLNNGARFWYYPIFVGPRSVAGFRWNGRFWTIFGIDTRQINSFSCF, translated from the coding sequence ATGTACCCAACGTATCATTATGAAGATCAAGTTTTCCTTGAACGACAGTTTCCTGGTCTACCGGGCTTTCCAGGTGCTCCTCAATTTCCAGGTCAATCTGGACCACCGATGTATTCGCAAGCACCAACAGCCCCACCACCAGCGTTTATCCCTCAACAACAATCGGCTTCAACATTTGCTGTAGATCCAGGGGCCATTTCGTTTTGTCTGTTCAGGAATACTTTTATCTGGCTAAACAATGGGGCGAGATTCTGGTATTACCCGATTTTCGTCGGTCCGCGTTCTGTTGCCGGCTTTAGATGGAATGGCAGGTTCTGGACAATTTTTGGTATCGATACAAGACAAATCAATTCATTTAGTTGTTTTTGA